A stretch of Sinimarinibacterium sp. NLF-5-8 DNA encodes these proteins:
- a CDS encoding CopG family ribbon-helix-helix protein, whose product MATSLKIDDTLKGRVQHLASQRRRSPHWIMLEAIRQYVEREEARESFGQEALAAWAAYKETGRHLTGQEVRTWLNTWGTRDERAVPECHK is encoded by the coding sequence ATGGCAACGTCACTCAAGATCGACGACACGCTGAAAGGCCGCGTCCAGCACCTCGCCAGCCAGCGTCGGCGCTCGCCTCACTGGATCATGCTCGAAGCGATCCGGCAGTACGTCGAGCGCGAAGAAGCTCGCGAGAGCTTCGGGCAGGAAGCTTTGGCAGCATGGGCGGCCTACAAGGAAACTGGCCGCCACCTGACCGGCCAGGAAGTTCGCACCTGGTTGAATACCTGGGGCACTCGTGACGAAAGGGCGGTGCCTGAGTGCCACAAGTAA
- a CDS encoding Flp family type IVb pilin, which translates to MRTQIRELVKDEEGASAVEYGLIVGLIAVAIIVAVSLVGNGLGGLFNKVEGQLANAG; encoded by the coding sequence CTGCGTACGCAGATTCGTGAGCTCGTCAAAGATGAAGAAGGCGCGAGTGCTGTGGAATATGGTCTGATCGTCGGCTTAATTGCGGTGGCGATCATTGTCGCGGTTTCTCTGGTTGGCAATGGGCTGGGTGGGCTATTCAATAAAGTTGAAGGACAATTGGCAAACGCGGGTTGA
- a CDS encoding glycosyltransferase family 2 protein — MFDDATQPAVAVLIPCFNEAAAIAQVIADFRAALPWATVFVYDNNSSDGTAAVAEAAGAVVRHEPLQGKGHVVRRMLADVDADFYVLVDGDATYDAPSARAMLEQLTAQQLDLVNGRRVSQHTAAYRLGHRFGNRLFTRLIARLFGQQLDDVLSGYKVMTRRFAKSFPVYSSGFEIETELAVHALTLGVPMAEVDTPYYARPTGSHSKLRALPDGWRILRTIARLLRQERPLLYYGTLAAMQALLAVILAVPLLVEFAHTGLVPRMPTALLCTGIMLTAMMTGVCGVVLNAVKQGQREIKRLLYLQQSN; from the coding sequence ATGTTTGATGATGCAACCCAGCCTGCCGTGGCGGTTTTGATCCCTTGCTTTAACGAAGCGGCGGCCATTGCCCAAGTGATTGCCGATTTTCGCGCGGCATTGCCGTGGGCAACGGTGTTTGTGTATGACAACAACTCCAGCGACGGCACCGCCGCCGTGGCCGAGGCCGCTGGCGCGGTGGTGCGCCACGAGCCGCTCCAGGGCAAGGGGCATGTTGTGCGGCGGATGCTGGCGGATGTGGACGCCGATTTTTATGTGCTGGTGGATGGCGATGCGACTTATGACGCCCCCAGTGCGCGCGCAATGCTGGAGCAGCTCACCGCGCAGCAGCTTGATCTGGTCAATGGGCGACGGGTGAGCCAGCACACGGCGGCGTATCGGCTGGGACACCGCTTTGGCAACCGCCTGTTTACGCGGCTGATCGCGCGCTTGTTTGGGCAGCAGCTTGATGATGTGCTCTCCGGCTACAAGGTGATGACGCGGCGCTTTGCCAAGTCTTTTCCCGTTTATTCCAGCGGCTTTGAGATTGAAACCGAACTGGCAGTGCACGCACTCACATTGGGCGTGCCAATGGCGGAGGTAGACACGCCTTATTACGCGCGCCCTACGGGAAGCCATAGCAAACTGCGCGCGCTGCCCGATGGCTGGCGGATTTTGCGCACCATTGCGCGCTTGCTGCGCCAAGAGCGGCCGTTGCTGTATTACGGCACGCTAGCGGCGATGCAGGCTTTGCTGGCGGTGATACTGGCGGTGCCTTTACTGGTGGAGTTTGCCCATACCGGCTTGGTGCCGCGCATGCCTACGGCGCTGCTGTGCACCGGCATTATGCTCACAGCGATGATGACGGGCGTTTGTGGCGTGGTGCTTAATGCGGTTAAGCAGGGGCAGCGGGAGATTAAGCGTTTGCTTTATTTGCAGCAGTCAAATTAA
- a CDS encoding GtrA family protein, producing the protein MHHRAQRFICVGVSAAALQWLLVWLLLRVLAIPFIAAITAHGLAFIYAYSLHHAWTFTGTHPHRRSLPRYLATQVICATLSGITAQVLSTAAAAPWLTAAAATVIASLCSYWLSARWAFAQPKTS; encoded by the coding sequence ATGCACCACCGCGCACAGCGCTTTATCTGCGTCGGCGTCAGTGCAGCCGCTTTGCAATGGCTGCTTGTCTGGCTGCTGCTGCGCGTGCTGGCAATTCCATTTATTGCTGCTATTACTGCGCACGGCCTCGCCTTCATCTACGCCTACAGCCTGCACCATGCATGGACATTCACTGGCACTCACCCGCACCGGCGCAGCCTGCCGCGCTACCTTGCCACCCAAGTCATCTGTGCCACGCTCAGCGGCATCACCGCCCAAGTCCTGAGCACTGCCGCTGCTGCGCCGTGGCTCACTGCCGCCGCCGCCACGGTTATCGCCAGCCTATGTTCTTACTGGCTCAGCGCGCGCTGGGCATTTGCACAACCCAAAACCTCATAA
- a CDS encoding A24 family peptidase: MCQPHSFTLLAALTIWATALAIDDVLHRRVLNVLLLPVALGALGARFLGGWAGCELTLMSGLIGAAAGFALWLPGYAMRQVGAGDVKLAATFGLVLGTYGAIEANLFGALFLGVFSFVLVMLGMRKSRMPAAPMLALAFVVELWAGPFLLTPYGARAPWLNHLPDFASWIPGL, from the coding sequence ATGTGTCAACCGCATAGCTTCACACTGCTTGCGGCTCTAACGATTTGGGCTACGGCGCTGGCGATTGATGATGTTCTCCATCGCCGTGTGCTCAATGTGTTGCTGCTCCCAGTTGCGCTTGGCGCACTGGGAGCACGCTTTTTGGGCGGCTGGGCAGGCTGTGAGTTGACGCTGATGAGTGGCCTCATCGGTGCAGCGGCCGGTTTTGCGCTGTGGTTGCCCGGTTATGCCATGCGCCAGGTCGGTGCCGGTGATGTCAAGCTGGCGGCAACCTTTGGTCTGGTGCTGGGCACTTATGGCGCTATCGAGGCCAATCTGTTTGGTGCGCTCTTTTTGGGCGTTTTTTCATTTGTGCTGGTCATGCTCGGCATGCGTAAGTCGCGGATGCCTGCCGCGCCCATGCTGGCGCTGGCGTTTGTGGTTGAGCTATGGGCCGGGCCGTTTTTGCTCACCCCCTACGGCGCGCGCGCGCCGTGGCTGAACCATTTGCCAGACTTTGCCAGTTGGATTCCAGGGCTTTAA
- a CDS encoding type II toxin-antitoxin system RelE/ParE family toxin, with protein sequence MPQVIVTEGAADGLERCRRFLAVKAPDAARRAGQAIERQFLMLETAPDIGRPFPEMPELRELVVAFGDSGYVALYHHEPADDAVYVLAFRHQKEAGY encoded by the coding sequence GTGCCACAAGTAATCGTCACCGAAGGCGCGGCGGATGGCTTGGAACGATGTCGGCGGTTCTTGGCTGTCAAGGCACCGGACGCCGCCAGGCGTGCCGGCCAGGCCATCGAGCGGCAATTCCTGATGCTGGAGACGGCTCCGGACATTGGTCGGCCGTTCCCTGAAATGCCCGAGCTGCGCGAGCTGGTGGTTGCCTTCGGGGATTCCGGTTATGTGGCTCTGTACCACCACGAACCGGCCGACGATGCGGTGTATGTTCTGGCCTTCCGGCACCAGAAAGAGGCGGGCTATTGA
- a CDS encoding glycosyltransferase family 87 protein: MHNYEDFLLRIAKIIFPSILALAIFDQAPFIFDTFSRGQIIGRDAYSAWLAGQLAASGHIFDIYNSNAFYQQVVARLDEQAGHHTFPYPPPALLWVSLFSFLPYGASLLIWTALGFIAFVAVIYLHSPFKNKLTLTIIAPVVLINIVLGQNGLIIAAIFVGALYTAKSKPLLSGLLIGLLSYKPQIAILLPVYLVCIKAWRTFFVAGLFTALFCLLPMLIWGSQVWLLYLHEAVPFQKEFLEYGVGIGQEMKPTTFIAARFAGFDVTHSYFLQMISGFLACMIFIFYLIKKRENISQGFDVLVIGVATCLISPYVHIYDLAVIAAGVLLASYNGVGEASRSKIELMTIFLWGLPFWTVLINLFFYPITPLLLIISLLFLIIISTQTVKTQTHANSA; encoded by the coding sequence ATGCATAACTACGAAGACTTTTTATTGCGAATTGCCAAAATCATATTCCCATCAATTTTAGCTTTAGCCATATTTGATCAAGCACCATTTATTTTTGATACATTTAGCCGGGGTCAAATCATTGGGCGGGATGCGTATTCAGCATGGCTTGCAGGCCAGTTAGCGGCAAGTGGGCATATTTTTGATATTTATAATAGCAACGCTTTCTATCAGCAAGTGGTGGCTCGGCTGGATGAACAGGCCGGGCATCATACGTTTCCGTATCCGCCGCCTGCATTATTATGGGTATCGCTCTTTTCTTTTTTACCTTATGGGGCAAGTTTATTGATTTGGACTGCCTTGGGGTTTATTGCTTTTGTTGCAGTTATTTATTTACATTCGCCGTTTAAAAATAAGCTAACTTTAACGATCATCGCTCCCGTTGTGCTGATTAACATTGTTCTGGGGCAAAACGGCTTAATTATTGCTGCTATTTTTGTTGGAGCGCTCTACACCGCAAAATCTAAACCATTGCTTTCAGGGCTATTGATTGGGCTGCTTTCTTATAAGCCGCAAATCGCCATTCTTTTGCCCGTTTACTTGGTGTGTATAAAAGCATGGCGAACCTTCTTTGTCGCTGGGCTTTTTACAGCTTTGTTTTGCCTCTTACCAATGTTAATCTGGGGGAGTCAAGTGTGGCTTTTGTATTTGCATGAAGCCGTACCATTCCAAAAAGAGTTTTTAGAGTATGGCGTGGGCATTGGTCAAGAGATGAAGCCCACCACCTTTATTGCAGCACGTTTTGCAGGTTTTGATGTGACTCATTCATATTTTTTACAAATGATTTCAGGCTTTCTGGCTTGCATGATTTTTATCTTTTATCTAATTAAAAAAAGAGAAAATATTTCACAAGGATTCGATGTGCTGGTTATTGGTGTTGCGACATGCCTTATTTCTCCCTATGTGCATATTTATGATTTAGCTGTTATCGCTGCCGGAGTATTGCTTGCGTCATATAATGGTGTTGGTGAAGCCAGTAGAAGTAAAATTGAATTGATGACCATATTTTTATGGGGCCTACCGTTTTGGACGGTACTAATCAATTTATTTTTTTACCCCATAACACCTTTACTGCTCATCATCAGTTTACTTTTTTTGATTATAATCAGCACGCAGACTGTCAAAACTCAAACCCATGCAAATAGTGCGTAA